TGATAAATACCGTTGCAAAACCCAGTGGCTTGCCATCCGTAGCTGACACCACTGTACCTGTAATTTTGACCTGTGCAAAAATTACCTCCGTCAGTGTGATCAAATAACCGAGGATTAAAAATCGTTTCATGGGCGCGAAATAACATCGAAGCACGATTGCCATTCTGTTAATATCGATGTACTGGCAGGATGTGCAGACAAAACACACATTTTTAAATAAAAATATTCATGGAAGAGGAAATTTAACAACGGGAATAAAAGCCGCTTTCACAAAAAATATCCATAAACAGGCGAAGCTCACCAACCTGGATAACCTTCCATTTTCTCAAAAAAAAGGGGTGTATCAAAAGTTTGATACCCCCCTTTTAATTCGGATACCTGGTAGAGCCAGATTCCATTTTATGCGATTCTCAGGAGGTTCATTTTTTTATGATCCACCCTCTTTTCAATATTATCAGTAGTTAGGATTTTTCGTCTCCGCACTTCCCTCTCCTCCCGGGTTCAGATCCGCCTCATCCGCCGGCACATCCCAGTAATCCATGAAGTTAAAATTGATCGTCACATTACTATTCAGTTTCCCTGCTGCCGTCAGGAAGTTATTTCCATAACTACCCCCGCCTGATCCAATATCATAAGACCATCCCCATCGACGCATATCATAAAATGACAACCCTCTGAATACCAATGACACTCTCCTTTCCATCACCAGCTCCTGCATCGCATTTACGGCTGTCAACCCAGTGCCGGTCACAGCTGCCACACCCGCGCCCTGGTAACTTCTCACCGCATCTACATATGCTAATCCGGCATCCGTATTACCCAAACGGATATTGGCCTCTGCCAGCATCAACGCATTCTCTTCGTAACTACCTGCTATAAATTGTTCATAACCACCTATCGCTGTACTTCCATACACATACACACCTGATGTGCCATTACCACCATCTATAATACTCCACCTCGTACCAAATGATAAATCATCCAGGTATTTGGTAGCCGTATCAAAATTGTTTGCCACACGCTTATCACCAGTATGGAAGTTCTGCATAAAGCGCTCTCCCAATCTGAATGTAGTCGATGTATTCACCCCCGTGGTTAACACAGACACTGTACCACCTGATGCGGAGAAGAAACCATTCGCGGCAGCACTTCTGCCCGTGAATACATAGTCTCCATCCTTGATACCACTTGTCGCCAGGGTCAGTACTTCATTCCAGTCTGCCGTCGTCATCGGTGTCGTAGATGTCGTAGTGATCGATGCACTCAGGTTCTTATTCACAAAAGGCGCCAGTTTATTCACCAGCAGGTTTCTCGCCAGCAAGGTATTGATATTCCTCACCCACATATCAGTTGTCAATACACCTCCATTACCTACCTGGCAAAAAGAAGGAATCAGCTGTCCCAATACCGTACTATAATCTGTAGTACTCGTGATGCCTGTCTGCAACAGACTCGATGCTTCTTTAAGGTAATCATTGGACAATGCAATGATACTATCCTTAATCAGGTACTTGTTAGACGTACCACCAAATGTATCGATCCTTAATCCTGAATAATACAAAGAACCGATCTGTGAATACGCATATCCTTTCCACCAGTAACACCATGCTTTGATCGTATTCGAACGCGTAGTAGCATCGCCACTGAATGTAATTCCATCTACCAGACTCAATACCTGGTTCAATGTATTGTTCATAGCATACATATTCAACCACTGATAGTAAGTAGGGTTATAACCAGACCCTGTTTGAGCACGGGTATTATTCGCACGCATCAGACTTACATTCGCAATGCCTGTTTCTGTCTTGGTACCGTCGTCGAGTATAAAGTATTCAGGAATGCTTATGGTACTTATCAACTGGTTCGATGCCTGTGCACCCACCACATCACCTAACAACTCCGCATATCCGAAAGGCAATGAAAAATAACTATCGCCCAACCAGTCGTCACCCGTCTTAAAACCGTTGATGTACACACCACCTGTAGCCAGTGAGATCAGGCCGGACTCAGTATTCACATTCCCATCCACGGTAGGCAGGTTCGGATTTCCTACATTCAGTTCTTTCTTGCAGGACAGTGTTCCTAATAATAGCAAACTGCAAACAAGAGATAAGATATATTTATTATTACTCATGATGATGTTCCCTTTTAAAATAAAAATTTAGAATCCTACATTTAAACCTACCTGATATGATCTCATGTTAGGAATGGTACTGTGGTCAATCCCTCTGTCGAATGATGAGTTGGCCGCACCTGAACTGATTTCAGGATCAAAACCGTTATACTTCGTCACCGTCAGCAGGTTCCTGCCTGTGAATACCACCTGCAGTTTGTTGAACTTCTGTGTATGAAGCACTCTTGCCAGATCAAATCCTAAGGAGACATTTCTCAGACGCAGGAAAGAAGCATCTTCATAAAAATAATCCTTGGTCGCATTGTTACCCGGTCCATACAGACTACCCCATGAACTGGAATACGCACTACCATAGTAAGCAGTGTAAGCAGCTGTTCTGCCATTAATTGTAACCGGTTTTGCGAAGTCACCATCTATACCATCACGGTACATCCACTCTTTGGTCTGGTTGTACAGATGACTACCATATACCCAGTCAAACTGGAAGGAGAGGGTGATGAAATTCTTATAGGTGAACTGGTTGATAAATGATGCATTGAATTTAGGATTCGGATCACCAAATGCCGTGGCACTTTCTTCGAACTGTATGGATTTGGTAGCCGTATCTACCACACGACCTTCTACGATTTCATACTTGCCTTTATCAGCATCTGAAAAATACTTGGAACCATCTCCCTTCACAGCATCCTTACTCCTCAAAGCCTTGTAACCATAGATCTGCCCGATCTTCTGACCTGCTGTCAGTGTCAGTGCCGTACTACCTGCAGAAGACGTTAAGATGATATCTGCCCCACCACGTATCTTGTCAATCCTGGATGTTTGCTTACCAAAGTTGGTAGTGAAATCCCATCCGAAATTCCTTGATTTATACACAGGAATATTCACCTGGAACTGTATACCTTTTGATGACATATCGATAGCATTTGTCAGCACAGAAGTACTACCTGTAGATAGCGCAGAACTTACTTTGTATATCACATTTTCTGCTTTACGTGTCCAGTAGGAAAATGATCCATTCACCGAACCTAACCAGTCACCATTCAACAACGTCACAGAGAAATCGGTTCCAATTTCAAACTCTTTGGAGACCTCTACTTTCAGGTTAGGATTCTGTGATGTGGCAGGATTGGAATAATACAAAGAAGATCCCAATGTACCCTGGTTCAATGTAGGATACCTGTCGAAAACACCCGGTTGTGTACCCGCTTCGCCATACGCAGCGCGGATCTTGAAGTAAGGCACCACTTGTTCCAGTCCTTTCCAGAAGTTAAAGGAAGAAGGCAATATATAACCATTTCCATGCGGGAAAGTAAATGGTTTAGACCCGCTACCAAATGTGGAAGACCAGTCACTTCTAAATCCACCGGATACACCACCCCAATCGCCAATATCAAATTTCTGATCAATGAGGTAACCAAAGGTCACGAAAGTTTCCTGGTAATCTCCATTGGTAGGCTCAGTGGTAGATGTAGAAGTAGGTGCTACATAAATGGCAGAAGCAGAGGCGAGATTAATAGGAGAAGTGGTAGGCAAGCCTAAACCATATATATCATATTCCCTGTACTTTCTCTGGCGGTAGTCATACGATGCGAGCGTAGTTGTTTGAATAGGAAGGTTCCAGCCAAAGTCCTTTTTGAAATCAGTCCTGAAGTAAGCACTTCCGATGAAGTTCTGGAACGTAGTCGTATAATTCCACTGATCAATTTCACCAGTACGATCTGTAGCAAAGTAATAAGCCTTGGTATCCCAATATTCTGCATTTGCATTGCCCGTCTGGTTAAGGTAGGTCCATGTTGCGCGTTCTGTTCTGTAGTTGATACCATACTTCGCATCCAGCTCCAGGAAGTGATTGATCCGGTAATTGGCATTCAGGCTTTGTACGATATCAATTTTATTATCCAGTCCATCTGCATACTCCTGTACATAGTATGGGTTAAAGGCATTGATACTTAAGAAATCGGCAGTCTGATAGGCAGGAGAATGTCCATCTGCCATCTTCCATTTTAAACTGAAGAAAGGAGAAGTATTCAGGAAGCTGTAGATGTTACCGACATTCCCTGCCATGTTACCTCTACCGTAGAGATAACCACCTGGGGCCCCGAGACCCGGTGTCAGTGTATTTTTGGTGTAGATAACCTGTGTAGTGGAGCGGATATGAAAACCTTTGAATACCTCAGTGCCTATGTTGGCGGTGAGGTTCGTGCGGTCTACATACCCATTGTGCATAACAGGACTCAAAGTATGATTATTGGCGAATGCCATATTGAAATCCGTCTTATCCGTACCCCCTGACAAGTTGATCGCATTGTTCCAGGTACTACCTGTTAAGAACATCTCTTTGAAGTGATCATAGTATTTCAGGTTCATGTTGTACGGCTTGTCTGCAATGTTGTTGGGATTCAATATTCCATAACGGGTAGCACCTCCATAAGTATAACTGATACCTGAATAGTCGCCATACTGATCAAGGGCCAGGATATTGCCACTGGCATCTACCACATTATTATTCCCATCAGTGAGATAGGGATGTTTGCTGGCTTTGGTTACACCACCACTGTTGATGTAATTATTAATGGAGTAACTGGTGCTATAGTTCACTTCCAGGTGACCGGATTTACCCTTTTTAGTAAAGAGCTGAATAGCACCATTCGCACCCTGTGCACCATACAGCGCAGCAGAAGCAGCACCCTGTACCACTTCGACTCTTTCTACGTTGGCCAGATCAAGACTATTAAAATCAGTTGCAGCTACCTGCACACCATCTAACATGATGAGGGGCTTAGTACCACCCTGAATGGTATTCACACCTCTGAGGAGGATGTTCACCGGGTCACTGGGGTTACCACTTACAGTAGAAATCTGCGCACCAGGTATTTTACCAACCAGTGCCTGGTCGATACTGGTGGAAGCACCCGTCAGCTTATCACCCGAAACAGATTCTACGGATATACCCAGCCTTCTCTTGCTGGTAGGCGTTCCTGTCCCGGTGACAACAAATTCAGTCAAAATCTTTTTGTCATTCCCCAATTGAACATTAATAGGTAAACCATCTACAGTGACTTCTTTTGTTTCATATCCAACTGCTGTGATGATCAGCTTCTGACCTTTGGAAGCTGTAATGGAGAATGAGCCACTGATATCGGCTACAGTACCTCCACCCCCTTTAATTTTGATACTGGCACCAGGAATAGCTTGCCCCGATTCATCTTTAATAATACCGGTGACCTTGGTTGATTGTGCAAATAATGAAAACGTATAGACATGGCACATCAGCACCATAAGGCATAGAAAACCCTTGATTCTCATAATTGTGATTTAAAATGACAGTAGATAACCTTGTGATCAAATATTAGCTACGCACGGGTTGCTGGCATCGCCCACCATAGCAGTCTTTTCATTGTTTCGTTATTTTAAGTAATAGTAAAACCTGCATACCGGAAATGGCGGCGGTATGCGCTACAACACAGGAAACGGGTTATTACATTAATTAATCTTACGGTAAACGGTTCGTCTTTTAAATCCTGCCATTTGGTTGAAATGACTTGTTCATCTGGTTAGAAATAAGTTAAATAGTTGAACTGTAAAAGCAAATCTCTTACAGAGGTAATCAATAGATGTCCATCACAATGTCAGCTTATAAATATTGATTAGATTTTGGTTATTTAGATTTTGATTTTGGTTGTTATGTTAAATATAGAGACTTGGATGATAATTTCATAATTTTTATAACAAAAAATGTAAATAATGTAATATAGAATTATTTCTAATATAATGAAAAGTATCGCAAGTATTGAGGTTCAGAAAATTGTAAAGGGAGCACGCGCCCCCCTTACAGTGTGAATCCAACCATCACGGTAACTCTGCTAAAACTATAATCTGTGGTGGTAAAGGTGCCTAATGGCCTTTGCGTTTGCCAATCCAACACTGCATTCTTTGTTTTGAATGCTGCATGCGCATAACCTGCTGATAAATGAAATGAACTATTATATCTCCACCTGAATTTATATCCCAATCCCGCATGTATATAAGTGCCGGCAATGTTCTGATCCGGTTCTTTAGAATTTTGCAGCGACCACTGTTTACGTGTTAACCATGGTATGGCTTTGCCCGCACCAGCATAAGAAAAGAAAGTTCGCTCCTCCTTACTGAAATCATAACGAAGATCTCCGAATACCGGCACTGACCTTGCCTGGTAATCATCTAACCCAATACCCACACCTACCTGGTATTGATAGGCAAACCGATACCCTACAATGCATCTCCACACAGATCCTTTCTTATCAGAAAATTGTAATCCTGCTTCATCTATATTATAAAAACCACCAGGAGCTATTTTTGGATATACCTTCTCCTGCTTCACACTATCCATCTCTGCACGATTAAATACCAACGTATCTTTTATCCTGTTCTCTATTTTCAATACCCCATTCTCTGCCGAAAAGATATGCCCCCTGATCACACTGCCATTCTTAAAATATAGTACATCCAGCTTTCGCTGCGCAGTCAATCCCTGCATAGCCAATAGCCCTGCACATAACAACAGTATATATTTCATAGTAATTATTTAATGACGATGCCAATCCTGCTTAACAAGACAGGTTTACTCAAATTAGAATAATCGTACTGGTATAAACCATCTTTGGCTGTTACCAACAGTACATGATTGTTTGGGATCACATCATAGGCCTCTATGTCTTTCACGGTTTGCTTCGTCTCTACATTCAACGGATCGGTGGCATCCATAAAGTGTAAGCCATTAGTACCTTCACATACAAACAGGTTGCTGCCATCAATACCTAATCCATAAGGGCCTGTCATGACATAGCTTTTCAACAATTGCGGGTTTTTCACATCTGCTATATTAATTACGTCCAGCTGATTCTGATTACCCGCGCAGGTAGTACCGGATCTTAATGTCACATACGCTGTTTTTCCTTCTACCACTACCGGATCACAGGATTGAATGTGTGAGAAAGTACCTGCAGCTACCGGCATTTCAGGATTGCTTACATCATAAATGAGCATGCCGGTGGTACTGCCAATAAATATGTAATGATCGTATGGGAAAATAGTTTCGATATTAGCAGAAACAGTAAAGTTATTCTTCTTCACTGGCTCATTGGCCTGTTGTACATTAAAGACCTGGATACCGTAATAATCCACTGTATACAGGGTGTTATTCACCAGGCCAAAACGTGCAGTAGAACCAGCTTTGCCGGTGGCAGAAGGTACAGATACATTTGAGCTGTTCGAAACGGTGACACTGTTAGCCTCACTATTATATACATACACACCATTCCAGCTGGCTAAATTACAGGTATTTGACAGCACAGTGTCTCTTATTTCGAAACTCGTGATCACCCCTCTCAGCGTATCGGCGATGATACCATATTCATATTGCCGCTGTGGAAATACGTTGTTCAGTCTTTTTGTCTGCCGGATGTTGTGCGGGTCGCTGATGTCCAGCGCCACAAGGTCGATGTAACTGTCTACATACATCACATTCCCTTTTACAGCCAGGTCTACATTGCCGGGGATGTTGATAAATGCGATTTTTTGAGGGGAAGAAGGGTTGGCGTTGTCGATGACGTGGATGCCTTTGTTCAGTTCGTTCAGGAAGATGTAGTTGCCGTAGAGATAGATTTTGCCTGGTGATACAATTTCGTGGGGAGATTCGCTACGGATCGAAGATCTAAGGGAGTCGAGGCTGGCGTAAACAGGTGTGTATATTTTTGAAGGAATGTTGTTGGTACATTTGTCCTTCAAACAACTGCTTAGCATAAACAAATAAACAGCCAGCAGCGCTGTCGGAAACAGTCTGGTTGATGCTACATTCATGGGGAATAGGTTTTCATTAGAACGGGGTAATAAATCAAAAAGTTACAAAAGCGAGAAAACTGAGGCGGCTTCCAGCCACCTCAGTTTTCTCGCTCGGGCGAATTATATCGACCGGCGAAAAGCCGGTCGATATAATTCGCATCTAAAAAAAACCTAAAACCAAAAAGCCCTCCCAAATGGGAGGGCCTACTCATCGTTCTTCGTTTTTATCTTACCTCATCCAAAATAGCATGATCCAACCCACTCACGACCTGTACCTCCGGCTTTATTAACTCCAACACCGCAATACTATTCTCCCCTTTCTTTAACCACTCCGCCGGCACAAACACCGTCTGCTGTGGGCCCACTTCCCAATACCTTCCTAAATTATGCCCATTCACCCAAACCACACCTTTCCCCCACTGGCTCATATCCAGGTATGTATCACCCACCGCATCCAGTTTAAAACCACCGGCTCTCAGCACCGGCTCATTCACCCCTACTTTACCCGCCTTCACTACCGGCACATCACTAAAGGGCAATGAATACATCTCCCATCCTTTCAGCTCCTTCCCACCAAATACCACACTTTCTGTAATCCCTTTCTTATTCTGCAACAAATAAGGTCCAAAATTGATCCTCCCTAAGTTCTCTACCAGGATCTCCAAACGAACCTTTCCTTTCGGTAATGTCACCTGCAAACTATCCTGCTTCAACCTTCTATCCAGCGTACCCACTCTCTTTCCATTCACAAACACAATCCCATAATCCCTCAATGCATTTATCTTCAGCACACCCGCTTTACCACCATCTACCGTCGTTCTATATAAAACAAATCCATACGCCTGTTTCAAATCTTCAAAAGTCAATGGGGTCGCATGCTTCACTGCCGCCGGCAATACACTAAATACCCCAGTCGCCTGTGTTAATGTAACAGCAGGAATCGTAATCACACCCCTCTTCGCTGGCACGGCTGGCAATGTCTGCCCCGGTTGCAAATGCTTTGCTATCACCGCGCGGAACTGCATGTATTTTTCCGTAGCATTCCCCGCCTCATCCAATGGCGCATCGTAATCGTAACTACTTATCTGCGGCTCATAAGGATCCTTATCATTCGCATTCGCCCCATTCATAAACCCACGCGTTGTACCGCCATGGAACATATACATGTTAATAGAAATACCCGCACTCAACACACTATCCAACCTACCCAGGTATTGCTGATAAGGTACGGTGTGATGTTTTGTACCCCACCAGTCAAACCATGCAGGATACCATTCAGCAATATAAAAAGGCCCTTTCCCGCCATGATTTTCGCGTATCAGTTTCTTTACCTTCACCGGGTTATCCTGCCCATTAATAGCCGGTAATAAGCCCGGTAAATGCCCGTTTTTAATCGCTGCTTCCGGATCGCAGGTAAACAGCAATCCATCAAAACCTGCGTCGACAAACATCTTCCTGTTTATATCCAGGTACTCCTTATCATCTGAATAAGAACCATACTCATTTTCAATCTGCACCATCAGTATATTCCCGCCATGATTCACCTGCAAGGGCGCCAACTGCTTACCCACCGCATGGATATAATTGCGGTAAGCCTCCAGGTAACGCGGATCTTTACTCCTCACTACCAATCCTTTCTCATTCTGCAACCAATAAGGGTAGCCACCAAACTCCCACTCCGCACACACATAAGGACTTGGCCGCAGTACCACATACATCCCCTCCTCCTTCGCAATCTTCACAAACTCCGCAATATCATTATTGCCCGAAAACTCATAATGCCCCTTCTCCGGCTCATGCACATTCCAGAATACATAGGTACCAATGGTATTCAAACCCATCGACTTTGCCATCTGAATTCTGGCGCGCCATGCCTCACGTGGTACCCGGGGATAATGAATCTCACCCGAAATCATCTGAAAAGGATGCCCGTCCAGCAAAAAGGTACTGTCTCCCAACGCAAAAGTGTGTTGTGATTGCCCCATCCCCTGCATCCATAAAGCCATTAGGGCGATGATCGCTACGCTTATTTTTTTCATCCTGTCTAAGTTTAATAAAACGCTATCATGATAATGCTACTATAAGGCCGCTAAAAGGCCATTATAAGGCTACCAAAAGATCACTTCATTATCCCTGGGATATTGAGGTGACCTTTTGGTGCTCTTTTGGTGAACTTTTGGAGACCTATTGGCACCGGCATCACGCTATTAGTACCCCGTATTCTGCGTCAATTGACCATTAGAGGACAATATCTCAGATCTTGGAATTGGCAGCCAATAGTTCTTGTCAGCAAATAAACGTCCGGCCAGTGCTGTCTTCCTGGTATATGTATATACCCCGTTTGACTTCGTGATCGTCATACCATAAGCCGGCACATTCTCAGTCGTTGATGCAATTTTCCATCTTCTTACATCATAAAAACGATGCTCTTCAAATGCCAGCTCTACCTGTCTTTCCCGCTGGATAGCCGTTCTCATTTCTGCCTGTGTCAAACCTGTCGTCAATGCTGGTTGATTGACACTGCTACGCTGACGAACCTGGTTCACAGCTGCATATACTGATGCATCTGGTCCCACTGCTTCATTCTGTGCTTCTGCATAGTTCAGCAGGATCTCTGCATAGCGGAAATAAATCCAGGGTTGTAATCCTGCCACATTCCATGGGTTATCTATCGGATTGGTATCGTCCATGAACTTCTTCAGGTAATAACCTGTCTTGGATGTATTCCAGTTGGAATTACCATCCTGGCTATCTTTACCACCTGGTGTAAATGTTTCGATCGTACTGTTTCTATAGGTCGCACCATTGTACAGAATAGAAGCATAGAAACGCGCATCCCTGTTAGCATAAGGGTTTGCTGCATCATAACCGGAAGCCGCATCGGTGATAGGAAGACCAGTATTCATCTCATACGCATCTACTAAATTCTGCAATGGTGTATTACCCGCCCAACCGCCATAACCATTTGGTCCGTTGGCAATTTCTAAACAGGTATGTCTTGCACCTATTACATAT
This Chitinophaga sancti DNA region includes the following protein-coding sequences:
- a CDS encoding SusC/RagA family TonB-linked outer membrane protein, yielding MRIKGFLCLMVLMCHVYTFSLFAQSTKVTGIIKDESGQAIPGASIKIKGGGGTVADISGSFSITASKGQKLIITAVGYETKEVTVDGLPINVQLGNDKKILTEFVVTGTGTPTSKRRLGISVESVSGDKLTGASTSIDQALVGKIPGAQISTVSGNPSDPVNILLRGVNTIQGGTKPLIMLDGVQVAATDFNSLDLANVERVEVVQGAASAALYGAQGANGAIQLFTKKGKSGHLEVNYSTSYSINNYINSGGVTKASKHPYLTDGNNNVVDASGNILALDQYGDYSGISYTYGGATRYGILNPNNIADKPYNMNLKYYDHFKEMFLTGSTWNNAINLSGGTDKTDFNMAFANNHTLSPVMHNGYVDRTNLTANIGTEVFKGFHIRSTTQVIYTKNTLTPGLGAPGGYLYGRGNMAGNVGNIYSFLNTSPFFSLKWKMADGHSPAYQTADFLSINAFNPYYVQEYADGLDNKIDIVQSLNANYRINHFLELDAKYGINYRTERATWTYLNQTGNANAEYWDTKAYYFATDRTGEIDQWNYTTTFQNFIGSAYFRTDFKKDFGWNLPIQTTTLASYDYRQRKYREYDIYGLGLPTTSPINLASASAIYVAPTSTSTTEPTNGDYQETFVTFGYLIDQKFDIGDWGGVSGGFRSDWSSTFGSGSKPFTFPHGNGYILPSSFNFWKGLEQVVPYFKIRAAYGEAGTQPGVFDRYPTLNQGTLGSSLYYSNPATSQNPNLKVEVSKEFEIGTDFSVTLLNGDWLGSVNGSFSYWTRKAENVIYKVSSALSTGSTSVLTNAIDMSSKGIQFQVNIPVYKSRNFGWDFTTNFGKQTSRIDKIRGGADIILTSSAGSTALTLTAGQKIGQIYGYKALRSKDAVKGDGSKYFSDADKGKYEIVEGRVVDTATKSIQFEESATAFGDPNPKFNASFINQFTYKNFITLSFQFDWVYGSHLYNQTKEWMYRDGIDGDFAKPVTINGRTAAYTAYYGSAYSSSWGSLYGPGNNATKDYFYEDASFLRLRNVSLGFDLARVLHTQKFNKLQVVFTGRNLLTVTKYNGFDPEISSGAANSSFDRGIDHSTIPNMRSYQVGLNVGF
- a CDS encoding beta-galactosidase family protein; protein product: MKKISVAIIALMALWMQGMGQSQHTFALGDSTFLLDGHPFQMISGEIHYPRVPREAWRARIQMAKSMGLNTIGTYVFWNVHEPEKGHYEFSGNNDIAEFVKIAKEEGMYVVLRPSPYVCAEWEFGGYPYWLQNEKGLVVRSKDPRYLEAYRNYIHAVGKQLAPLQVNHGGNILMVQIENEYGSYSDDKEYLDINRKMFVDAGFDGLLFTCDPEAAIKNGHLPGLLPAINGQDNPVKVKKLIRENHGGKGPFYIAEWYPAWFDWWGTKHHTVPYQQYLGRLDSVLSAGISINMYMFHGGTTRGFMNGANANDKDPYEPQISSYDYDAPLDEAGNATEKYMQFRAVIAKHLQPGQTLPAVPAKRGVITIPAVTLTQATGVFSVLPAAVKHATPLTFEDLKQAYGFVLYRTTVDGGKAGVLKINALRDYGIVFVNGKRVGTLDRRLKQDSLQVTLPKGKVRLEILVENLGRINFGPYLLQNKKGITESVVFGGKELKGWEMYSLPFSDVPVVKAGKVGVNEPVLRAGGFKLDAVGDTYLDMSQWGKGVVWVNGHNLGRYWEVGPQQTVFVPAEWLKKGENSIAVLELIKPEVQVVSGLDHAILDEVR
- a CDS encoding RagB/SusD family nutrient uptake outer membrane protein, giving the protein MSNNKYILSLVCSLLLLGTLSCKKELNVGNPNLPTVDGNVNTESGLISLATGGVYINGFKTGDDWLGDSYFSLPFGYAELLGDVVGAQASNQLISTISIPEYFILDDGTKTETGIANVSLMRANNTRAQTGSGYNPTYYQWLNMYAMNNTLNQVLSLVDGITFSGDATTRSNTIKAWCYWWKGYAYSQIGSLYYSGLRIDTFGGTSNKYLIKDSIIALSNDYLKEASSLLQTGITSTTDYSTVLGQLIPSFCQVGNGGVLTTDMWVRNINTLLARNLLVNKLAPFVNKNLSASITTTSTTPMTTADWNEVLTLATSGIKDGDYVFTGRSAAANGFFSASGGTVSVLTTGVNTSTTFRLGERFMQNFHTGDKRVANNFDTATKYLDDLSFGTRWSIIDGGNGTSGVYVYGSTAIGGYEQFIAGSYEENALMLAEANIRLGNTDAGLAYVDAVRSYQGAGVAAVTGTGLTAVNAMQELVMERRVSLVFRGLSFYDMRRWGWSYDIGSGGGSYGNNFLTAAGKLNSNVTINFNFMDYWDVPADEADLNPGGEGSAETKNPNY